The window acgaagggaaggaagaagggagatggtgGTAAATTACAAGAACAAGGGGAAGatatgataaagaaggagagagaagggaaatagaaagagaaaactaaacaaaacatAAGAAGAGGGTGACTTCGATAGAATttaaagcgcacacacacacacacacacacacacacacacacacacacacacatatatacagttaccccttccctcccccaacacacatactatatttttatttatttttactaatatattttttttacagcaagggagacagctcaagggcagcttacacctccccccacacacatacccctacacccccctccccccccttcacccctcccctctaCATACCTTATCAACGCTGTACTGTCCGTAGAAGTCGATATCACTCGCCAGCTGACTGAGGAAGGAAATAATCTTGAACATCTTGGGGTCTTTCTGAGGGTCGATCCAGGCCAGGAAGTCATCGGGGCCTGGTGTGTCCCCTCGCTTTTTGATGCTGTTGATGGCCACGCCCACCAGCCGACCGTTAGCCGACTCGTCTATCGCCATCACTGACACGCCGTGGTTGATCTGAGaggcggagaagaggagagagaggctgtAGCGTGTTAGATGTAGAGATAAAAGGGATTGCGATTGGTAGCTTGAGCGTAgtatagggtaagggaagggacgtAGAGGGTTGTATTATGTAAGGAAAATAGTTGGAAATGGTTTTGAATGGATAGGTTAAGTGTATAGGGAATGGGAAAGGACGTAAGGGAAATGAATGATATGGTTAAGGATGGGTAACTTGAATGTATGAGATATGAagacagagatatagacagagagagagagagagagagagagagagagagagagagagagagagagagagagagagagagagagagagagagagagagagagagagagagagagagagagagagagagctgaagcGGAAGTAATTATCTGAGCTATGGGAGGGAGCAGATAAAAGTATGGGAAAAATGTGATGAAacaagggagagagtgagagtgagaggaaaaggagggaaggaagaagggagagggagagggcgcgAGAGGAATATGGCATAGAACAGgggagaataaaagagggaagggaggaactaGAGTGATAaattagatatataaatagaagcGGAGATaaattgaatgagagagagagagagagagagagagagagagagagagagagagagagagagagagagagagagagagagagagagagagagagagagagagaaaataacagaaaaaaaggaaaataagagttaaaAGGCAACATAACAGATAGCCTTACCATATGGGGCAGGACCTTGGAGAGCCAGTGGTCCACCTCCCTCGGGCTGTCCAGGTAGAGGGCCTTCCCGAGGGGCTCATCCTTGAAGAAATGGTTACACAGCAGGTCCACCGCGGCGTCACTGTACTCCTGCGTCAGTACCTGGAGACGGAGGTGGAAAAGTAGATGTGTTAGCAGGAGTAGGAGAagcagtagggagggaagggactacTTGGCAACAGAGGAGGACAGTAGACATGTTAGCAGGAATATTAGAAGcagtagggggaggaagggagtactTGGCAACAGAGGAGGACAGTAGACATGTTAGCAGGAATATTAGAAGcagtagggggaggaagggagtactTGGAAACAGAGGAGGACAGTAGACATGTTAGCAGGAGTAGGAGAAGcagtagggggaggaagggagtactTGGCAACAGAGGAGGACAGTAGGCGTGGTAGCAGGAGTAGGAGAAGCagcagggggaggaagggagtactTGGAAACAGAGAAGGACAGTAGACGTGGTAGCAGGTGTAGGAACAgcagtaggggaagggaaggaagggggagggagtagATGTTTTAGGAGTATCTATAGACGGGGGGACAGTAGACATATTAGCAGTAGTAGGAACagtagtagaggaaggaagggaagagtcacATGTAGCAGTTGGcgggggcgaagggaagggagcagaTGTATTAGTAGGAGGAAATACCATCAGAAAATATTactagataagaaggaaagaaagtttaaagaggtaatgaagaggaggtaggtagataggaggaggaggaggaggaggagggtggagagaaaggaagagagagaagtggaggaaaggttggaaagaaaacataagaaagagAATTATATTAAGAGAacaaagataaaaagtaaaaaaaaatcctagaggaaaaaaaacaacagaaaataaaaggaaaataagagctaagagaggtaatgaagaggtaggtaggaggaggaggaggaaagtggagagaaagggagagagagaaagaggcggagggaagggaggaaagatttaTTAGTGAACCAGACAAGTTTGACTAATTATAAAAGATGGCCGCGGGTGAGTGCAACTTTAGTCCTTCCTCTAACGCTGATGAatagcacacgcacgcacgcacgcacgcacacacacggacacacacacacacacacacacacacacacacacacacacacacacacacacacacacacacacacacacacacagcgttcccatcccatcccattccttcccatccttcccttccctcacacacacacacacacacacacacacattaaaaaatctAATTAGTTTGTCGTTAAAAGTCCGATTAGCAAAAATGAAGACGGATAatacttatgagagagagagagagagagagagagagagagagagagagagagagagagagagagagagagagagagagagagagagagagagagagagagagagagagagagagtctttgtaCATAATcgtttctgtctatctctatctctttctcttcctctccctctccctttatcctttcaGTCCTCCGTTTCAACATcctaatcctccttttctctcgcctttcctctctcttctctccctctttacatatttttcctcctcctcctcctcctcccgtcattTATTCTCCCTAtctcgcctttcctcctcctccttctctccccctttatatctttctttctcctcgcctcctccttccctcctcctcctccttgtcctgtattgctctcctcctcctccttttccttgacaAACGGCACCGTCCATTCGCCTGGCCTGGACACCGCTCACCTGGGAATCACGTGAGAAGGCCTGCGCCGCCCTCATGCCTTATCTATTCCTAGCCCGAGATCTGATATACAGTGACCAGGCCCATAGTGGCTGTATATATTCCTGGGCCTTCCACACTGAGCTATACGGCCACCCTCTCTGTAATAACCTTGTATCTTATATCTTATACGTAAACTCTACCTATGACTAAAGGAAGGGTAGATAGGTAGAGTGATAGATACAGAGAGGGATGCTGTGTaaagagttggagagagagataactagatcgaaagcgagagagagacccagacagCCAATTAgacggccagccagccagtcagaccagaccagacagataaacagacagtcatccatccatccatacagacagccagacagccaaTTAGACGGCCAGACAGCCAGTCAGACCagaccagacagacaaacagacagtcatccatccatccatacagacagccagacagccaattagacggccagccagccagtcagaccagaccagacagacaaacagacagtcatccatccatccatacagacagccagacaggccTATATTGGGAAAGAGAACAAGACAGGCCTATATCTCTAAGCTCCCACCTTGAATACAATGTTCTCGTCGTGTTTGTGGAGCACGTCTGGGGGCAGCTCGGGTTCGCTGGGCAGTTCGGGCTCCTCGGGCTCCTCCAGTACCTCTTCAGGCTGCTGGGCCTCGGCGGGGGGCGGCGCGAGGGGCTGCTGCTCGTCCCCTGCCGCCCCCTGCCCTGCCTCGccgccctcctcaccctccttgcGGCGCGGGCCCAGAGGAGCTgttgggagaggggagataaagaaggggagcTTAGGGGGGAGTGGGGCAgatggttgtgttgttgttgttgttgttgttggtggtggtagtgttgtttttgttgttgatgatgtattcttattcctattcttattcttatatATCTTCTTatgcttattattattcctattctcattcttcttattcttcttcttattataatcctcctcctcttcctccacttcttcctcttccttatcattcattcatatattgaTAATACGggtactgtttctactactactactactactactactactactactactactactactactactactactactacttctattactattattactaccactactataactactactactactactactactactattactactactactactactactactactactactactactaactgtaCTGTCATTGAAGTAGTTTATATACTCTCTTAtggtcttcttcgtcatcttcatcaccatcttcattatCACCAATCACCATTACACCTCTCATCATTACACTGTCATTACCACCTTTATCGGctgccattaccaccaccaccaccaccaccaccacatccaccaccacctccaccttcgccaccaccaccaccacatccaccaccaccgccaccgccaccaccaccaccaccatcaacagcgTCACTCCTTCGTAAGAGACAgtatttcctttcatcctccctccaagacttcctcctcctcctcctcctcctcctcctcctcctctttctgctcctccttctcctcctccatttattgcCTACTATACACGCCTTGCTTgcgccttctgtgtgtgtgtgtgtgtgtgtgtgtgtgtgtatgtgtgattttttttatagttttgcatttctgtatttctttttatttatttattttctctctctctctctctctctctctctctccagggacATTTTTGGGccgcttttttctcctcctcctcctctctctttttttttgtcctacttttccttctccttttgttccGATCTTCCTTCAGAATCTCTTTACATCCcaattcttttatatttctttctattcttttctattctattcttttccAACCCATTCACTTTtatctctcatctttattttttgtttcctttcttcaatccactttttttcctccctccttctcaccctctctctctctccttcccttcctccctttcctattccttttgaCTTAATGAAAGACTCCGGGGAaatcaaaatctctctctctctctctctctctctctctctctctcaagctgtatgtgtgtgtgtatgtatgtgtatggagagagagagagagagagagagagagagagagagagagagagagagagagagagagagagagagagagagataaaatattGGACACATCACTTGCCGGGAATTTATTAGATCTGGGATTTTGGGAGAGAaccagtaaggaaggaaaaaagtcttGACGGGAGAATTTTGTTAGAATTATTCATTGCTTTTTGGGGTCCGTTTTATCATCAGGTTATTGTTttttcatgtcttcttcctctcctttttcttctttatcttcttgttcttttccttgttcttcttcttcgtcttcttgtctATATAGTCCACCTTCTCGTATTGTATTTGCATGTGACAAGTTAATATGCAAAGCTAGAGTCACAGAGGGTGATGTCAATACTTGTAAGGAGTTATTGAAATCTGACAAGATGTTACCGTAGACTTTTTTGGGTCCCTCATATTATTAGGTTATCGTATTTACATGTGATAAGTTAATATGCGAAGCCAGAGAGAAAGAGTATGTctaccttagggctggatgagggccagatctcagggctggaaccggaaagacaggggaaccatgtagaaatgacctacaataatttagttagagaaattgcagagggtcagagacagcatatcccttaccaagcacgtaggaaggaaaataacgaccccaaatggatgacccgcagactcaagcatgaaataggcttgaagagaggaatttataggaaaataaagaacggagagatccacctcaggggtatgttgagctagccaggtcggtgaagaagaacacccgccttgcaaaaagaaattatgagattagggtagccaacgaggccaagagcgatcccaagggcttcttcaaattgtacaggacgaaaacaagggacagaattggaccgttgaaaacaaacacgggcgagctcgttgagaatggagaagatatgagccaaatgatgaatgactatttcctctcagttttcacgcaggaaaatctaacaaccattccggagagagttcagatatatgagggtgacgagaacgacaagttgagggatgtgatcatcactaggcaagtagtccaggatgagattggtaggttgaagaaaaacaaatcgccgggcccagacgaagtattcccaagggttctgaaagagtgcaaggaagtccttagtggccctcttgccgatatctttaaaatgtcggtaaattctgggtatgtgcccaatcaatggaaagtagctaatgtgacgccgattttcaaaaggagacaagtcagccacctcaaactatcgcccaattagcttaacatcagttgtgggaaagatgttagagtcgattatagccaggagccgtccggaccatctagaaaagcataatttaattcatgactcacaacatgggttcacaaagggtaggtcttgccttactaacctgttgtccttctacactaaagtaatcgaggcggttgacagagatgaaaactatgacatattatatctagatttcagtaaagcgttcgacaaagtccctcatcaccggctattactaaaattacaggctcacggcgtagatgggaaagttttgagctggatcaggcgtggcttagtggtaggaagcagagagtgcaaatcaatggtaggaaatctgaatggggcagtgttacgagtggagtcccacaggggtcggtgctgggtcctctgctttttattatttacatcaatgacttggacacaggaatcagtagcgatgtcagtaagttcgcagatgataccaagatcggtagagtaatccaatcagacagcgacgctaccgttctccaggatgagcttgacagactatatgattgggcgaggaagtggcagatggaattcaatgtcggaagtgtagcattttgagtgtaggtaggaataaccccctACACAATTACTcataaatgacactcctctaagcaggtctgggggagagagacttaggagtcctagtgagcgctgacctccgtcctagggctcaatgcattcaggctaaaaatcgggcaaacagagtactaggtttcatctcaaggagcgtgagcaataggagcgctgaagtcatcctcaaactttacttagcactagttcgacctcatctcgattatgcagttcagttctggtccccctattatagaatggatatcaagatgttagaatctgtacagaggaggatgacgaagatgattcagggagtgaggaacttgccttatgaagacaggctaaagcagttaaatctacactctctagaaaggcgaagggtgcgaggagacttgatcgaagtttataaatggatgaagggatttaataaaggggatgtcaataaaattttgagagtgaaagagccaggtaggacgcgtggcaatggttttaagttagacaaattcagatttaacaaagacataggcaagaattggttcactaatagagtggtggacgaatggaacaggcttgggagccatgttgtgggagccaataccatagatacattcaagaagaggttagataaagccatggatggtgaggtaaggtggggttgagtgtacaggagctgccttgtataggccaaccggcctcttgcagactccttacgttcttatgttcttatgttcttgtataACTAAGTGAAATCTGATAAGCTGCCTCCGTAGACTTTTACACCGAAGCGATTGTCATGTGGAAGTGAAAATGTGAAGCATGAGGGTGGGCAGAGTGATATAGACAGTGATGTCAATTCCTGCAGTGAGTATATGAAATCCGCCAAGCTGTTTCCGTAGACTTTCACGCCGCCGCGATCGTCAAGTCAGGCGATGGCTGAGCCAGC is drawn from Eriocheir sinensis breed Jianghai 21 chromosome 11, ASM2467909v1, whole genome shotgun sequence and contains these coding sequences:
- the LOC126996828 gene encoding uncharacterized protein LOC126996828; the protein is MNPANIQPTFMGFYNSVATCFRKYAAPLGPRRKEGEEGGEAGQGAAGDEQQPLAPPPAEAQQPEEVLEEPEEPELPSEPELPPDVLHKHDENIVFKVLTQEYSDAAVDLLCNHFFKDEPLGKALYLDSPREVDHWLSKVLPHMINHGVSVMAIDESANGRLVGVAINSIKKRGDTPGPDDFLAWIDPQKDPKMFKIISFLSQLASDIDFYGQYSVDKFLNFELLNVDKEYGGRGIASMLVQQSCNVAHKEGFTCLVAETTGIFSAKIFGRHNFKTIREVQYSQFRQNGRIAFPNTGIHTSARVSVKILDPNASPATGTPSKRPSTASSIASINPSTNTRMS